In Hymenobacter sublimis, a single genomic region encodes these proteins:
- a CDS encoding FUSC family membrane protein, with protein sequence MDERVRSFQYFFTSQEFSDGLRTTLSILLPGLVLGLYGDLVDGLTVSLGAVCVSLTDTPGPMVHKRNGMLAATALIGIMALVTGFLHSYPALLGVEVVVCSFIFTMLLVYGNRAGAVGTAGLLIIILMLDRPLKPAEVLPYAGMVVAGGLWYLSVTMLLYTLRPYRPAQQALGDCIRAIADFLRLKAEFYRTGTNLEADYRRLVAQQVTVSEKQDAVRELLFKTRQLVKETTGTGRRLVLTFVDVIDLYEQITITYHDYAALHQRFEATGVLDDIAREIEEHAAELENIGFAIQANHGYSAQRNLLAGLEKLKAQIDVLDDPKRQGHTLMLKKILVNLRNLSQRLQDILAYFDANAPAPSGRELEFGRFVAHQSFDLKQLRDHLTLQSSIFRHSARMFVACLVGFLVTKVLPGHHSYWVTMTITYMLKPAFSLTKERNVQRVLGTLGGGAIGALVLWLIPDRTVLLLLLVLFMLVSYSFVRINYLVTVTFMTPFILILFSFLGLGYVQVVEERVFDTVLGCLIAFLTGYLLFPNWESGQLHDHLKAVLRANLHYLRTLQETLVGLPVALVDYKLARKDVYVSSANLGAAFQRMMSEPRGKQHRPTEVHEFVVLNHILSSNVASITSAMLAGEMRPGLPAASLKALRQAQQALHRSLRRLDPQEPEVVPTEPATPTPPAMPDAQLNEQLEFIQKVSSDISKVTESVLR encoded by the coding sequence ATGGATGAACGGGTCCGTTCCTTTCAATACTTTTTCACTAGTCAGGAATTTTCGGATGGTCTGCGGACCACGCTTTCCATTCTGCTGCCCGGCCTGGTGCTGGGTCTGTACGGCGACTTAGTTGACGGGCTAACGGTGTCGTTGGGGGCCGTGTGCGTGAGCCTCACTGATACGCCGGGCCCGATGGTGCACAAGCGCAACGGCATGCTGGCCGCCACCGCCCTGATTGGGATTATGGCATTGGTGACGGGGTTTCTCCACTCTTACCCAGCCTTGCTGGGGGTAGAGGTTGTGGTTTGTAGCTTTATTTTTACCATGCTGCTTGTGTATGGCAACCGGGCCGGCGCCGTGGGCACGGCCGGGCTGCTCATCATCATTCTGATGCTGGACCGGCCCCTGAAACCGGCGGAAGTACTACCCTACGCGGGTATGGTAGTGGCCGGCGGGCTGTGGTACCTGAGCGTGACCATGCTACTCTATACCTTGCGCCCGTACCGGCCCGCCCAGCAAGCCCTCGGCGACTGTATTCGGGCCATTGCGGATTTCCTGCGCCTCAAGGCTGAGTTTTACCGCACCGGCACCAACCTGGAAGCCGACTACCGCCGCCTGGTAGCCCAGCAGGTGACGGTCAGCGAAAAGCAGGACGCCGTGCGGGAGTTACTGTTTAAAACCCGGCAGTTGGTCAAGGAAACCACTGGCACCGGCCGCCGCCTCGTGCTCACGTTCGTGGACGTAATTGACCTCTACGAGCAAATCACCATCACCTATCACGACTACGCGGCCCTGCATCAGCGCTTCGAGGCTACCGGCGTACTCGACGATATAGCCCGCGAAATTGAGGAGCACGCCGCCGAGCTGGAAAACATCGGGTTTGCTATTCAGGCCAACCACGGCTACTCGGCTCAGCGCAACCTGCTGGCAGGCTTGGAAAAGCTCAAAGCACAGATTGACGTCCTCGATGACCCTAAGCGCCAGGGGCACACGCTCATGCTCAAGAAAATTCTGGTGAACCTGCGCAACCTCAGCCAGCGCCTCCAGGATATTCTGGCCTACTTCGATGCCAACGCCCCCGCGCCTTCCGGCCGGGAGCTGGAGTTTGGCCGCTTCGTAGCCCACCAGAGCTTCGACCTGAAGCAGCTCCGCGACCATCTGACGTTGCAGTCCAGCATTTTCCGCCACTCAGCGCGCATGTTTGTGGCCTGCCTGGTAGGTTTTCTGGTAACCAAAGTACTACCTGGCCACCACAGCTACTGGGTGACTATGACCATTACCTACATGCTTAAGCCTGCCTTCAGCCTCACCAAGGAGCGCAACGTGCAGCGCGTGCTTGGTACGTTGGGCGGGGGCGCCATTGGGGCCTTGGTGCTCTGGCTGATTCCCGACCGCACGGTGCTACTGCTGCTGCTGGTGCTGTTCATGCTGGTGTCCTACAGCTTTGTGCGCATCAACTACTTGGTCACCGTCACCTTCATGACGCCCTTCATCCTAATTCTGTTCAGTTTTCTGGGGTTGGGTTACGTGCAGGTAGTAGAGGAGCGGGTATTTGATACGGTGCTGGGCTGCCTGATTGCCTTTCTGACTGGCTACTTGCTGTTTCCCAACTGGGAGTCGGGCCAATTGCACGACCACCTCAAGGCCGTGCTGCGCGCCAATCTTCACTACCTCCGTACCCTGCAGGAAACCCTGGTCGGCTTGCCCGTGGCCCTGGTCGACTACAAGCTGGCCCGCAAGGATGTATACGTCAGCTCGGCCAACCTGGGAGCGGCCTTCCAGCGCATGATGTCTGAGCCGCGCGGCAAGCAGCACCGGCCTACGGAAGTCCACGAATTTGTGGTGCTCAACCACATTCTTTCCTCCAACGTGGCCTCGATTACCTCCGCCATGCTGGCCGGAGAAATGCGCCCAGGCCTACCTGCTGCCAGCCTTAAAGCCCTGCGCCAGGCCCAGCAGGCCCTGCACCGCAGCCTCCGCCGCCTCGACCCCCAGGAGCCCGAAGTTGTGCCCACCGAACCTGCCACCCCCACGCCGCCCGCCATGCCCGACGCCCAGCTCAACGAGCAGCTGGAGTTTATCCAGAAAGTCAGCAGCGACATCAGCAAGGTAACGGAGTCGGTACTACGGTAA
- a CDS encoding FAD-dependent oxidoreductase, whose amino-acid sequence MPTPNPTQTSGATISSWFGTAAPLPSFEPLRENLTTDVVVVGGGIAGLTQAYLLGLEGKKVVLLEDGELASGETGRTTAHLSFALDDRYTTLEDLFGKDGARLAADSHRAAVDRIEQIVKKEKIDCDFTRLPGYLFLPQSGTPKELDQELEAAHRAGLTDVKRLPDAGTQGFQTGECLVFPNQGQFHILKYLRGVAQAIEKQGGRIFTRTHVTEVHGGSQARVVTTGGHEVRAQAIVIATNTPFNDRVVMHTKQHPYRTYVIGARVPKGSVTKALYWDTADPYHYIRLQEVENEDYDLLIVGGEDHKTGQEPDPEEHLRCLEFWTKANFPTAGQVDYRWSGQVMEPVDGLAYAGRNPLDEDNVYIITGDSGHGMTHGTLGPIIITDLIVGRENPWASLYDPGRVTVKFESVKEYVKENVQVAADYAELLTGGDVKTAEEVAPSSGAIIGRGPLKVAVYKDPQGQVHECSAVCPHLGCIVHWNKLETSWDCPCHGSRFDAYGKLMNGPANSDLAPAE is encoded by the coding sequence ATGCCTACGCCCAACCCTACCCAGACTTCCGGTGCTACCATTTCCTCCTGGTTTGGTACTGCCGCCCCACTGCCATCGTTTGAGCCTCTGCGGGAAAACCTGACGACCGATGTAGTGGTAGTAGGTGGTGGTATTGCCGGCCTCACCCAGGCTTATTTGCTGGGGTTGGAAGGCAAAAAGGTGGTGCTCCTGGAAGACGGTGAGTTGGCCAGCGGTGAAACCGGTCGGACCACGGCCCACCTCAGTTTCGCCCTCGACGACCGGTATACAACCCTGGAGGACCTGTTCGGCAAAGACGGGGCTCGCCTGGCCGCCGACAGCCACCGCGCCGCCGTGGACCGCATCGAACAGATTGTTAAAAAGGAAAAGATTGACTGCGACTTTACGCGTCTGCCGGGCTACCTGTTCCTGCCCCAAAGCGGAACTCCCAAGGAGCTGGACCAGGAGCTGGAAGCGGCCCACCGCGCTGGCCTTACCGATGTAAAGCGCCTACCCGATGCTGGGACCCAAGGTTTCCAAACCGGCGAGTGTCTGGTGTTTCCTAACCAGGGGCAGTTTCACATTTTGAAGTACCTGCGCGGGGTAGCGCAAGCCATTGAAAAGCAGGGTGGTCGCATCTTTACCCGCACCCACGTGACGGAAGTGCATGGCGGCTCCCAGGCCCGGGTGGTGACTACCGGCGGCCACGAAGTGCGGGCCCAGGCCATTGTAATTGCCACGAATACACCCTTCAACGACCGGGTAGTGATGCACACCAAGCAACACCCCTACCGCACCTACGTTATCGGGGCGCGGGTGCCCAAGGGCTCCGTCACGAAGGCGTTGTACTGGGACACTGCCGACCCCTACCACTACATCCGCCTGCAAGAAGTTGAAAACGAGGACTACGACCTGCTCATCGTAGGCGGCGAGGACCACAAAACCGGCCAGGAGCCCGACCCCGAGGAGCACCTACGCTGCCTGGAGTTCTGGACCAAAGCCAACTTTCCCACCGCCGGGCAAGTGGACTACCGCTGGTCGGGACAGGTGATGGAGCCGGTGGACGGGCTGGCCTACGCCGGCCGCAATCCGCTCGATGAGGACAACGTCTACATCATCACCGGCGACTCGGGCCACGGCATGACCCACGGCACCCTAGGCCCCATCATCATCACCGACCTAATTGTGGGCCGGGAAAACCCCTGGGCCTCGCTCTACGACCCCGGCCGCGTGACCGTAAAGTTTGAGTCGGTGAAGGAGTACGTGAAGGAAAACGTGCAGGTAGCCGCCGATTATGCGGAGCTGCTAACCGGCGGCGACGTGAAAACGGCCGAGGAGGTAGCGCCCAGCTCCGGAGCTATTATTGGCCGGGGCCCGCTAAAAGTTGCCGTTTACAAAGACCCCCAGGGCCAAGTGCACGAGTGCTCGGCCGTGTGCCCGCACCTGGGCTGTATTGTGCACTGGAACAAGCTGGAAACGAGCTGGGACTGTCCCTGCCACGGCTCCCGCTTTGATGCCTACGGCAAGCTCATGAACGGCCCGGCCAATTCCGATTTGGCACCCGCGGAGTAG
- a CDS encoding bestrophin family protein, with amino-acid sequence MYIRENLRLHIIWKLGWKSVTIFTVYSLLVCLVYGPLNFHSVAIPWQPVATLGTAVAFYIGFKNNGSYDRFWEGRQLWGGIVNSSRTTAVQILEFITSVVDAPGLDMPPASAEELTGRHRRMVYRQIAWCNALRIHLRRQPEQWDTAVAPFLEEEESEYLRATANPPAQIVRQQAAELRRLREERGLLNDFQHVTMMNTLETLYNLQGGCERIKNTPFPRQYAFFSMVFVYLFTALMPLGLVMEFAKLGPDHIWLTVPFSVMVSWVFATIETVGHNSENPFENNMNDVPMTAICRSIEIDLRQMLGETEVPAKLEPVEDILY; translated from the coding sequence GTGTACATTCGCGAAAACCTCCGCCTACACATTATCTGGAAGCTCGGCTGGAAGTCGGTCACGATTTTTACCGTGTACAGCCTGCTGGTATGCCTGGTGTACGGGCCACTGAACTTCCATTCCGTGGCCATTCCGTGGCAGCCAGTAGCTACCCTAGGTACGGCCGTTGCCTTCTACATCGGCTTTAAAAACAACGGCTCCTACGACCGATTCTGGGAGGGCCGCCAGCTTTGGGGTGGCATCGTGAACAGCAGCCGCACCACGGCCGTCCAGATTCTGGAGTTTATTACCTCCGTGGTTGATGCGCCCGGCCTGGACATGCCCCCTGCCTCCGCCGAGGAGCTGACCGGCCGCCACCGCCGCATGGTGTACCGGCAAATTGCCTGGTGCAATGCCTTGCGCATTCATCTGCGCCGCCAGCCGGAGCAGTGGGACACCGCCGTAGCTCCTTTCCTGGAGGAAGAGGAATCAGAATACCTGCGCGCCACGGCCAACCCACCCGCTCAAATTGTGCGCCAGCAGGCCGCTGAGCTGCGGCGGCTACGCGAGGAGCGGGGCCTACTCAACGACTTCCAGCACGTGACCATGATGAACACGCTGGAAACGCTCTACAACCTGCAAGGCGGCTGCGAAAGAATCAAGAACACGCCCTTCCCGCGCCAGTACGCCTTCTTTAGCATGGTGTTCGTGTACTTGTTCACGGCCTTGATGCCGCTGGGCCTGGTGATGGAATTTGCCAAGCTTGGCCCGGACCACATCTGGCTGACGGTGCCGTTTTCGGTGATGGTGTCCTGGGTATTTGCTACCATCGAAACGGTGGGCCACAACAGCGAAAATCCCTTCGAAAACAACATGAACGACGTGCCGATGACGGCCATCTGCCGCTCCATCGAAATTGACCTGCGCCAGATGCTCGGCGAAACCGAAGTGCCGGCCAAGCTGGAGCCGGTAGAAGATATTCTGTACTAA
- a CDS encoding MutS-related protein, with translation MPASTAFRPLSIPPAELFQENLTHYTERENYFAGRHRLVALVRLLVFVGAAAGVWALFSQGEVGAGFVLILVAYLVFLGLVRWHNSVGYQREHQRLLAQLNRDELARLEGKLAGFDPGLRYLDAQHAYAADLDVFGAHSLFQLLNRSTSRLGQDWLAGWLLAPGQAAVLGERQQATTELAPDVAWQQEWQARARHYPRQESDPRQFAAWLREPDFFTGKSWLLPLLVLLPVVAVAAIVVALNGLGTWPLLVLLLTTALNARFSSLRAEYYQHVTTMRDALRAAHDQLSLFEAGQWQSPALRRLHRTLHDTGGVAAARLLERLSGVAGWFSARQNPAVAGLLNTVLLWDLWGMWQLERWKRQLQHGLEPLLEAAAELDALVSLAAFRAANPTFAQPEVAAAPLTVVAEAMGHPLLFAETGVRNDFRTEGAGQTVVVTGSNMAGKSTFLRTVGLNLVLAQAGAVVPAHTFTCGPAQVYTAMRTNDNLSESTSSFYAELKRLRLLLDLTAPTSQTTAPSGLPVFYLLDEILKGTNSEDRHRGARALVHQLRQRAASGLISTHDLELAALEEELPGHVRNVSFNSFLNPDGTLRFDYHLTPGVCRSFNASQLMRLMGIMLD, from the coding sequence GTGCCTGCTTCTACTGCTTTTCGTCCGCTTTCTATTCCGCCCGCCGAGCTATTCCAGGAAAACCTGACTCACTACACCGAGCGCGAAAACTACTTTGCCGGCCGGCACCGGCTGGTAGCCCTGGTGCGGCTGCTGGTGTTTGTGGGGGCCGCCGCGGGCGTGTGGGCGTTGTTTAGCCAGGGCGAGGTAGGGGCCGGCTTTGTGCTTATTTTGGTGGCCTACCTCGTATTTCTGGGACTGGTACGCTGGCACAATAGCGTAGGCTACCAGCGCGAGCATCAGCGCCTGCTGGCCCAACTCAACCGCGACGAGCTGGCCCGGCTGGAAGGCAAGCTGGCTGGCTTCGACCCCGGCCTGCGCTACCTGGATGCCCAGCACGCCTACGCCGCCGACCTGGACGTATTCGGGGCCCACTCCTTGTTTCAGCTCCTGAACCGCAGCACCTCCCGCCTGGGCCAGGACTGGCTGGCCGGCTGGCTGCTGGCGCCTGGTCAGGCCGCGGTGCTGGGGGAGCGGCAGCAGGCCACCACCGAGCTGGCCCCCGATGTGGCCTGGCAGCAGGAGTGGCAGGCCCGGGCCCGGCATTACCCCCGCCAGGAATCGGACCCGCGGCAGTTTGCGGCTTGGCTTCGGGAACCAGATTTCTTCACCGGTAAAAGCTGGCTGCTGCCCTTGTTAGTGCTATTGCCGGTAGTGGCCGTGGCCGCCATCGTCGTCGCCCTGAACGGCCTGGGCACTTGGCCGCTGCTGGTGCTACTGCTAACCACGGCCCTGAATGCCCGTTTCAGCAGCCTCCGCGCCGAATACTACCAGCACGTAACCACCATGCGCGACGCCCTGCGTGCAGCCCACGACCAACTGTCCTTGTTCGAGGCCGGGCAGTGGCAGAGCCCGGCCCTGCGCCGCCTGCACCGCACCCTGCACGACACGGGTGGGGTAGCAGCGGCCCGGTTGCTGGAGCGGCTGTCGGGGGTGGCGGGCTGGTTTTCGGCCCGGCAAAATCCGGCGGTGGCGGGCCTGCTGAATACGGTGCTGCTCTGGGATTTGTGGGGCATGTGGCAGCTAGAGCGTTGGAAGCGGCAGCTGCAGCACGGCCTGGAGCCCCTGCTAGAGGCTGCCGCCGAGCTGGACGCCCTCGTGAGTCTGGCCGCTTTCCGGGCCGCCAACCCGACCTTTGCCCAGCCCGAGGTAGCGGCCGCACCCCTGACGGTAGTAGCCGAGGCCATGGGCCACCCGCTGCTGTTCGCCGAAACGGGTGTGCGCAACGACTTTCGCACGGAAGGCGCGGGCCAGACGGTGGTTGTGACGGGTTCCAATATGGCCGGTAAAAGCACGTTTCTGCGCACGGTGGGCCTGAATTTGGTGCTGGCCCAGGCCGGCGCGGTGGTGCCAGCACACACCTTTACCTGCGGACCCGCCCAAGTGTACACCGCCATGCGTACCAACGATAACCTATCGGAAAGCACTTCCTCGTTCTACGCTGAGCTCAAGCGCCTGCGCCTACTCCTGGACCTGACCGCGCCCACTAGCCAAACCACTGCGCCGAGCGGGCTGCCGGTTTTCTACCTGCTCGATGAAATTCTAAAGGGCACTAACTCCGAAGACCGTCACCGCGGCGCACGGGCCCTGGTGCACCAGCTGCGGCAGCGCGCCGCCAGCGGCCTTATCAGTACCCACGACCTGGAACTGGCGGCTCTGGAAGAGGAACTGCCCGGACACGTGCGCAACGTGAGCTTCAACAGTTTCCTGAACCCCGACGGTACCCTGCGCTTCGATTACCACCTGACGCCCGGCGTGTGCCGCTCGTTTAACGCCAGCCAGCTCATGCGCCTGATGGGTATTATGCTGGATTGA
- a CDS encoding RidA family protein: MAPDLTSAPHNSLRAPEPVGLYPHARRAGNLLFLSGVGPRQRGQAQVPGVELNEDGTIRRYDFESQCHAVFQNVRYILEEAGARWEDLVDVTVFLTNMQADFATYNRLYAQYFQSNQPCRTTVEINRLPTPIAIELKCIAVVAG; the protein is encoded by the coding sequence ATGGCACCTGACCTAACTTCCGCTCCCCATAACTCCCTGCGGGCTCCCGAGCCGGTGGGCCTGTACCCCCACGCCCGCCGCGCCGGCAACCTGCTGTTCTTGTCGGGGGTAGGCCCGCGCCAGCGCGGCCAGGCGCAGGTGCCCGGCGTAGAGCTGAACGAGGACGGCACCATCCGGCGCTACGACTTCGAGAGCCAGTGCCATGCCGTGTTCCAAAATGTGCGCTACATCCTGGAAGAAGCCGGAGCCCGGTGGGAAGACCTGGTGGACGTTACCGTGTTCCTGACCAACATGCAGGCCGACTTTGCCACCTACAACCGCCTCTACGCCCAGTATTTCCAAAGTAACCAGCCCTGCCGCACCACCGTCGAAATCAACCGCCTACCCACGCCCATTGCCATTGAGCTCAAGTGCATTGCCGTGGTGGCGGGGTAG
- a CDS encoding energy transducer TonB, which yields MKHAFRPLLLAGVLAMAAPAVAQQKLKYPKQPAANEIYDAVAQPAVPLGGLEAYAQYLADKQQYPTAALQAGVQGTVTVTFVVEKTGSISNVAVAQPVNPALDAEAIRLIKGGPRWTPAQHRGGVVRQRVSVPISFQIPGEAGAATAAGGAPAPAGVTTQVVAPDSPARPVGGTDAFFEWIQQNQKYPALARQRKVQGRVMMEFVVEKDGSLTEIKPVKRLGSGLDEEAIRLIKAAPKWQPASYKGQPLKQKMVLPVVFTL from the coding sequence ATGAAACACGCTTTTCGCCCCTTGCTGCTGGCCGGTGTATTGGCCATGGCGGCCCCCGCGGTTGCTCAGCAGAAGTTAAAATACCCTAAGCAGCCCGCGGCCAACGAAATTTATGATGCCGTGGCCCAGCCGGCCGTGCCCCTGGGCGGGCTAGAGGCCTACGCCCAGTACCTGGCCGACAAGCAGCAGTACCCCACGGCGGCCCTGCAAGCCGGCGTACAAGGCACCGTTACGGTAACGTTCGTGGTAGAGAAAACCGGCTCGATTTCCAACGTGGCCGTAGCCCAGCCCGTTAACCCGGCCCTGGATGCGGAGGCCATCCGGCTGATTAAGGGCGGCCCGCGCTGGACACCCGCCCAGCACCGCGGAGGCGTGGTGCGCCAGCGGGTGTCGGTGCCCATCAGCTTCCAGATTCCGGGGGAGGCGGGGGCTGCTACGGCGGCTGGCGGCGCGCCCGCCCCGGCCGGCGTTACTACCCAGGTGGTAGCGCCCGATTCGCCGGCCCGGCCCGTGGGTGGCACCGATGCGTTTTTCGAGTGGATTCAGCAAAACCAGAAGTACCCGGCCCTGGCCCGCCAACGCAAGGTGCAAGGACGCGTGATGATGGAGTTTGTAGTGGAAAAAGACGGCTCCCTGACGGAAATCAAGCCAGTGAAGCGCCTGGGCTCGGGCCTTGATGAAGAGGCCATCCGGCTAATTAAAGCTGCTCCCAAGTGGCAGCCCGCTTCTTACAAAGGCCAGCCCCTAAAGCAGAAAATGGTGCTACCGGTCGTATTCACGCTTTAG
- a CDS encoding DNA integrity scanning protein DisA nucleotide-binding domain protein, with protein MLSPLPLLSAPPVAFGTPLPLPTSFSIWPYQTRFRQAAQTVAQGIFDALDEDLAPYVMLLALPAEVDEAVEAVPVCLEPIDCGLNSEAFAEAQARGRYYRYLQPWNSPDRELMSEEMIQRKQTALGLRQAVQEVLDELAIGSRYLYFAGAPVPINQHSVVPVLRLNRKAMQAYPTLQKNRYYTDGRLLSHSLLMAAVLRFHEECLKSLTEPEPGSGLLVRPRDTDEIIRSAGKLFMDTPAQDLGTNPAAAKLFTTCNTISSLRYEGAEGVGKVVLARRGHPNLSEVFALTCPTPLTDYRAVRKLLEMTTPDVSLLADGENVYALGRQVGQYDASREDLFVINFVNHYAWEFQHGGQVLMRAHYGMPSLPRTRLHRARFRRDLKHIFQLTDPVKIERLWDVVVEASRQKHGTLLVITTEALAEADRLKLQCTLIEPVPLTPLITRLVTAIDGAVLLDPEGYCYSIGVILDGKASGHGTSTRGARYNSAIRYVDSSPYPCLAIVVSEDGLVDVITKESLREE; from the coding sequence ATGCTTTCCCCCCTGCCGCTGCTTTCCGCCCCGCCCGTTGCCTTTGGCACGCCGCTACCCTTGCCCACCAGCTTTTCCATCTGGCCCTACCAAACGCGCTTCCGGCAGGCGGCGCAAACCGTGGCGCAAGGCATATTCGATGCCCTGGACGAGGACCTGGCTCCCTACGTGATGCTGCTGGCCCTGCCGGCCGAAGTAGACGAGGCCGTGGAAGCCGTACCGGTGTGCCTGGAACCTATCGACTGCGGACTGAACTCGGAAGCATTTGCCGAGGCCCAGGCCCGCGGCCGGTACTACCGCTACCTGCAACCCTGGAACTCACCCGACCGGGAGCTGATGAGTGAGGAGATGATTCAGCGCAAGCAAACGGCCCTGGGGTTGCGCCAGGCCGTGCAGGAAGTATTGGATGAGCTGGCCATTGGCTCCCGTTACCTGTACTTTGCCGGGGCGCCTGTGCCCATCAACCAGCACTCCGTGGTGCCGGTGCTGCGCCTCAACCGCAAGGCCATGCAGGCCTACCCTACCCTGCAGAAAAACCGGTACTACACCGATGGCCGCCTGCTTTCGCACTCCCTGCTGATGGCGGCGGTGCTGCGCTTTCACGAGGAATGCTTGAAATCGTTGACCGAGCCCGAGCCCGGCTCCGGCCTGCTGGTGCGCCCCCGCGACACCGACGAGATTATTCGCTCGGCCGGCAAGCTGTTCATGGATACGCCGGCCCAGGACCTGGGCACCAACCCGGCCGCGGCCAAGCTGTTCACCACCTGCAATACCATTTCCTCCCTGCGTTACGAGGGGGCCGAAGGGGTAGGTAAGGTGGTGCTGGCCCGTCGCGGCCACCCCAACCTCTCGGAAGTATTCGCCCTCACCTGCCCTACCCCGCTCACCGACTACCGGGCCGTGCGCAAGCTGCTCGAAATGACTACCCCCGACGTGAGTTTGCTAGCCGATGGCGAAAATGTGTACGCCCTGGGTCGCCAAGTGGGCCAGTACGATGCCAGCCGGGAAGACCTGTTTGTTATCAACTTTGTGAACCACTACGCCTGGGAGTTTCAGCACGGGGGGCAAGTGCTCATGCGCGCCCACTACGGCATGCCCAGCCTGCCGCGCACCCGCCTGCACCGGGCCCGCTTCCGCCGCGACTTAAAGCACATATTCCAGCTCACCGACCCCGTCAAAATAGAGCGACTCTGGGACGTGGTAGTAGAAGCCAGCCGCCAGAAGCACGGCACCCTGCTCGTTATTACCACCGAAGCCCTGGCCGAAGCCGACCGCCTCAAGCTACAATGCACCCTGATTGAGCCCGTGCCGCTGACGCCCTTAATCACGCGCCTGGTCACGGCCATCGACGGAGCCGTGCTCCTCGACCCGGAAGGCTACTGTTACTCCATCGGCGTCATTCTCGATGGCAAGGCTTCTGGCCACGGCACCAGCACCCGCGGGGCCCGCTACAACTCCGCCATTCGCTACGTCGACAGCTCCCCCTACCCCTGCCTAGCCATCGTAGTCAGCGAAGACGGCCTAGTCGACGTCATCACCAAGGAAAGCCTGCGGGAAGAGTAA
- a CDS encoding PaaI family thioesterase, whose protein sequence is MTTQPLAPDTGRMEKFCRDISNPLKLRLFMLRRLPMAYLAGLRVAELTPERATVTVPYKYLTQNPFRSIYFACLSMAAEMASGLLAMMHVQSGSPVSMLVVGLEAEFNKKAVGLIRFTSADGAAIGQAIAESRATGEGRTVVCTSTGLDQAGDVVATFRITWSFRAKLK, encoded by the coding sequence ATGACTACCCAACCCCTTGCGCCCGACACTGGTCGGATGGAAAAATTCTGCCGCGACATCAGCAACCCCCTGAAGCTGCGGCTTTTTATGCTGCGGCGCCTGCCCATGGCTTACTTGGCCGGGCTGCGGGTAGCGGAGCTGACGCCGGAACGAGCTACCGTCACGGTGCCGTATAAGTATCTTACCCAGAACCCGTTCCGAAGCATCTATTTTGCCTGCCTGAGCATGGCTGCCGAAATGGCCAGTGGCCTGCTAGCCATGATGCACGTGCAAAGCGGCTCACCGGTTTCTATGTTGGTAGTAGGGCTGGAGGCCGAATTCAACAAAAAGGCCGTGGGCCTCATCCGCTTCACCAGCGCAGACGGGGCCGCCATTGGCCAGGCCATTGCTGAAAGCCGCGCGACTGGCGAGGGCCGGACGGTCGTATGCACCAGCACTGGCCTAGACCAAGCCGGCGACGTAGTGGCCACGTTTCGCATCACTTGGTCGTTCCGGGCAAAACTAAAGTAA
- a CDS encoding RNA polymerase sigma factor: MEAFSYTDINAPLVERCRLGDRRAQAEIYKRYSKAMFNASLRITGDYAEAEDVLQESFLSAFRELHSYKGDSSFGSWLKRIVINKSINCLRNRRLQLVPLGDQHDGAAPDHDDHGPDMEDLGWRADVVRRCVQELPDGYRVVLSLYLLEGYDHAEIAGILNITESTSKSQYSRARKKLLELARQHGL; encoded by the coding sequence ATGGAGGCATTTTCGTATACCGACATCAACGCCCCGCTAGTCGAGCGGTGCCGCCTGGGCGACCGGCGGGCTCAGGCCGAAATTTATAAGCGCTACTCCAAAGCCATGTTCAATGCCTCCTTGCGCATCACCGGCGACTATGCCGAGGCCGAGGATGTGTTGCAGGAGTCGTTTCTGAGTGCCTTCCGGGAGCTGCACAGCTATAAAGGCGACTCCTCGTTCGGCTCTTGGCTGAAGCGCATCGTCATCAACAAAAGCATTAACTGCCTGCGCAACCGGCGCCTGCAATTGGTGCCCCTGGGCGACCAGCACGACGGGGCCGCCCCAGACCACGACGACCATGGTCCCGACATGGAAGACTTGGGCTGGCGCGCCGACGTAGTGCGGCGTTGCGTGCAAGAGCTGCCCGATGGCTACCGGGTGGTGCTTTCCCTGTACTTGCTGGAAGGGTACGACCACGCTGAAATTGCCGGTATTCTCAACATCACTGAATCCACTTCGAAGTCGCAGTACAGCCGCGCCCGTAAGAAGCTCCTGGAGCTAGCTCGCCAGCACGGATTGTAG